One genomic segment of Hymenobacter psoromatis includes these proteins:
- the ahcY gene encoding adenosylhomocysteinase, with amino-acid sequence MVATKPTTYVPYKVKDMSLAEWGRKEIRLAEAEMPGLMSLREEFGPSQPFKGARIAGCLHMTIQTAVLIETLQALGAEVTWSSCNIFSTQDHAAAAIAAAGTAVYAWKGMTEDEFNWCIEQTLFFGEGHQPLNMILDDGGDLTNMVLNQFPEMAAGIKGVSEETTTGVLRLIERVKNGSLPFPAFNVNDSVTKSKFDNKYGCKESAVDAIRRATDVMMAGKVAVVAGYGDVGKGTAASLQGAGARVIVTEIDPICALQAAMDGFAVKKLSNAVKEADIVITATGNCDILTESHFRSLKDKAIVCNIGHFDDEIDMAWLNKNYGHTKDTVKPQVDIYNIDGKEVIILAEGRLVNLGCATGHPSFVMSNSFTNQTLAQLELWQHADQYENQVYTLPKHLDEKVARLHLAKIGVELDELTSKQAEYIKVPVEGPFKSDLYRY; translated from the coding sequence ATGGTAGCGACTAAGCCTACAACCTACGTTCCGTACAAAGTAAAAGACATGAGCCTCGCGGAGTGGGGCCGCAAAGAGATTCGCCTGGCCGAAGCCGAAATGCCTGGCCTCATGTCGCTGCGCGAAGAGTTTGGCCCGAGCCAGCCCTTCAAAGGGGCTCGCATCGCCGGCTGCTTGCACATGACTATTCAAACGGCTGTGCTTATCGAAACCCTGCAGGCGCTGGGTGCCGAGGTAACTTGGTCGTCCTGTAACATTTTCTCGACGCAGGACCACGCGGCGGCGGCTATCGCCGCTGCTGGCACTGCTGTATATGCCTGGAAGGGCATGACGGAGGACGAGTTCAATTGGTGCATCGAGCAGACGCTGTTTTTCGGCGAAGGGCACCAGCCGTTGAACATGATTCTGGACGACGGCGGCGACCTCACTAACATGGTGCTCAATCAGTTTCCCGAAATGGCGGCTGGCATCAAGGGCGTGAGCGAGGAAACCACGACCGGCGTACTGCGTCTCATCGAGCGCGTGAAAAACGGCTCGCTACCCTTCCCCGCCTTCAACGTCAACGACTCCGTTACCAAGTCGAAATTTGACAACAAGTATGGTTGCAAAGAGTCGGCCGTAGACGCCATCCGCCGGGCTACCGATGTGATGATGGCCGGTAAAGTGGCCGTAGTGGCTGGCTACGGCGACGTAGGAAAGGGCACTGCCGCTTCGCTGCAGGGGGCCGGCGCTCGTGTCATCGTGACGGAGATTGACCCCATCTGCGCGCTGCAGGCCGCAATGGACGGCTTTGCCGTGAAGAAGCTCAGCAACGCTGTGAAGGAGGCCGACATCGTGATTACCGCCACCGGTAACTGCGATATTCTCACCGAGAGCCACTTCCGCTCCCTCAAGGATAAGGCCATCGTCTGCAACATCGGCCACTTCGATGATGAGATTGACATGGCTTGGCTGAACAAGAATTATGGCCACACCAAGGACACGGTGAAGCCGCAGGTGGATATCTATAATATTGACGGCAAAGAGGTTATCATTCTGGCCGAAGGCCGCCTGGTAAACCTTGGTTGCGCCACCGGCCACCCGTCGTTCGTGATGTCGAACTCGTTCACCAACCAAACCCTGGCCCAGCTGGAGCTGTGGCAGCACGCCGACCAGTACGAAAACCAGGTGTACACCCTGCCCAAGCACCTCGATGAGAAGGTGGCCCGCCTACACCTCGCCAAAATCGGTGTGGAGCTGGACGAGCTGACGTCTAAGCAGGCCGAGTACATTAAAGTGCCGGTAGAAGGCCCATTCAAGTCGGACTTATACCGCTACTAA
- a CDS encoding glycosyltransferase family 2 protein: MPVPLSVVIITFNEEANIARCLAALEGVGEEVLVVDSFSTDRTVEICRQHGARVVQNKFVGYVEQKNFATDQAQHDYILQLDADEVLTGELRQSIRIAQANWRHAAYSLARLTNYCGTWVRHGGWYPDRKLRLYDRRLGRWQGLLLHEHYEVQPGQTTGALAGDALHYSYASIAQHVAQLNKFTSITAQELALKGKTRVTLFHLLLKPLWKFAHGYVLRLGFLDGFAGLSIAAISAWGVFLKFAKLRTGTQDAPA, translated from the coding sequence ATGCCCGTGCCGCTTTCCGTCGTCATCATCACTTTTAATGAAGAAGCCAATATTGCGCGCTGCCTGGCGGCGCTAGAGGGGGTAGGGGAGGAGGTGCTGGTGGTAGATTCTTTCTCGACTGACCGCACGGTAGAAATCTGCCGGCAGCACGGGGCGCGAGTAGTGCAAAATAAGTTTGTTGGCTACGTGGAGCAAAAAAACTTCGCCACCGACCAGGCGCAGCACGACTATATTTTGCAGCTCGATGCCGACGAAGTTCTCACTGGAGAACTGCGCCAGAGTATCCGGATAGCGCAGGCCAACTGGCGGCACGCGGCCTATTCGCTGGCCCGTCTCACCAACTACTGCGGCACCTGGGTGCGCCACGGCGGCTGGTACCCCGACCGCAAGCTACGCCTCTATGACCGCCGTCTGGGCCGCTGGCAGGGCCTGCTGCTGCATGAGCACTACGAAGTGCAGCCCGGCCAAACGACCGGCGCGCTCGCTGGCGATGCCCTACACTATTCGTATGCGTCTATTGCGCAGCACGTGGCGCAGCTCAATAAATTTACCAGCATTACGGCGCAGGAATTGGCGTTAAAAGGTAAAACGCGGGTCACGTTGTTTCACCTGCTGCTCAAGCCGCTCTGGAAATTTGCGCACGGCTACGTGCTGCGACTAGGTTTTCTGGATGGCTTCGCGGGCTTGAGCATCGCGGCCATCTCGGCGTGGGGCGTATTTCTGAAATTTGCAAAGCTGAGAACCGGCACCCAGGACGCGCCCGCATGA
- a CDS encoding biotin/lipoyl-containing protein, whose amino-acid sequence MLHISTGPAHSWEVDFQATDSVTLNGQPFVWDVAALGNGRFHVLHAGRSYSAEVLAADFVTKTFALKINGQRVELQAKDRFDQLLDRLGFSAANTTKINELKAPMPGLIIDIRVQPGQAVQKGDPLLVLEAMKMENILKAPADGTIASIKVALRANVTKGQVLVQFA is encoded by the coding sequence ATGCTTCATATCAGCACTGGCCCGGCACACAGTTGGGAGGTGGACTTTCAGGCCACTGACTCCGTTACCCTCAATGGCCAGCCCTTTGTCTGGGATGTGGCCGCCCTCGGCAACGGGCGCTTCCACGTCTTGCACGCGGGTCGCTCCTACTCGGCCGAAGTGCTGGCCGCTGATTTCGTGACCAAGACCTTCGCGCTGAAAATCAACGGGCAGCGCGTGGAGTTGCAGGCCAAAGACCGGTTCGACCAACTGCTCGACCGGCTAGGGTTCAGCGCCGCCAATACAACTAAAATTAATGAGCTAAAGGCACCTATGCCTGGGCTTATTATTGATATCCGGGTGCAGCCCGGTCAGGCCGTGCAGAAGGGCGACCCGCTATTAGTATTGGAAGCTATGAAGATGGAAAATATTTTGAAAGCTCCCGCCGACGGCACCATCGCCAGCATCAAAGTGGCGCTGCGCGCCAACGTTACTAAGGGGCAGGTGCTGGTGCAGTTTGCCTAG
- a CDS encoding sigma-70 family RNA polymerase sigma factor, whose translation MSDSPERVKLSKEEKDRRFQAELMPVLDPLYNFAYRLTLDEDDANDLVQETYLKAYRFFEYFEPGTNAKAWLFRILKNSFINDFRKKSKQPAKVDYSEIEGYYNPDEVEGDADTGASSSDMRQQATRDLIGDEVASALNSLPVDFRTVIILCDLEGFTYEEMAKVLDIPIGTVRSRLHRARNFLKDKLEKYASSMGYGNDDAEAAVTEADPDDE comes from the coding sequence ATGAGTGATTCTCCCGAACGGGTAAAACTGAGCAAAGAGGAAAAAGACCGGCGCTTTCAGGCCGAGCTGATGCCGGTGCTGGACCCGCTCTACAACTTTGCCTACCGCCTCACCCTTGACGAGGACGATGCCAACGACTTGGTGCAGGAAACCTACCTCAAGGCTTACCGCTTTTTCGAGTACTTTGAGCCCGGTACCAACGCCAAAGCGTGGCTTTTTCGCATCCTGAAAAACTCGTTTATCAACGACTTTCGGAAAAAAAGCAAGCAGCCCGCTAAGGTTGATTACAGCGAAATTGAGGGGTATTACAATCCAGATGAGGTGGAGGGCGATGCCGATACCGGCGCGTCTTCTTCCGATATGCGGCAGCAGGCTACCCGCGACCTTATCGGCGACGAGGTGGCGAGCGCGCTGAACTCGCTACCCGTTGATTTTCGGACAGTTATCATCCTTTGCGACCTCGAAGGCTTCACTTATGAGGAGATGGCCAAGGTGCTCGATATTCCCATCGGCACGGTGCGCTCGCGCCTGCACCGGGCCCGCAATTTCCTCAAGGACAAGCTTGAAAAATACGCCTCCTCGATGGGTTACGGGAACGATGACGCAGAGGCCGCAGTTACTGAGGCCGACCCCGACGACGAATAA
- the frr gene encoding ribosome recycling factor, producing the protein MDEEIQFYLSDAEESMGKAISHVNVEMSRIRAGKASPAMLDSLRVDYYGTPTLVSQIANISAPDPRSLLIKPWEKNMVSEVAKAIKNSDLGLNPIADADGVRLNIPPMTEERRRDLVKQAKNEAESGKVRVRGIRKDVNEALRKLQKDGAPEDAVKDAESKVQRYTDAHIAEVDKLFSKKESEIMTI; encoded by the coding sequence ATGGACGAAGAAATTCAGTTTTATCTCAGCGACGCAGAGGAATCAATGGGTAAGGCCATCTCGCACGTCAACGTAGAAATGAGCCGCATCCGAGCTGGCAAAGCCTCGCCGGCCATGCTCGATAGCCTGCGCGTGGATTACTACGGCACGCCTACCCTCGTATCGCAGATTGCCAACATCTCGGCTCCTGACCCGCGCTCGCTGCTTATCAAGCCCTGGGAAAAAAATATGGTGAGCGAGGTGGCCAAAGCCATTAAAAACAGTGACCTGGGTTTGAATCCCATCGCCGATGCTGATGGTGTGCGCCTTAATATTCCGCCTATGACGGAGGAGCGCCGCCGCGACCTCGTGAAACAGGCTAAAAACGAGGCTGAAAGTGGCAAAGTGCGCGTGCGTGGCATTCGCAAAGACGTGAATGAGGCTTTGCGCAAGCTGCAAAAAGACGGCGCGCCCGAAGATGCCGTGAAGGACGCTGAAAGTAAAGTGCAGAGGTACACCGACGCCCACATTGCCGAGGTAGACAAGCTTTTCAGCAAGAAGGAGTCGGAGATTATGACCATCTGA
- a CDS encoding glycosyltransferase family 9 protein, with protein MTSPPTFLVSRTDAIGDVVLTLPVAGWLRQRYPGCRMVLIGRAYTAAVAAACPWVDEFLSLDDLLSLPPPAQVKRLQAYRATAIIHVFPNKQLARLARQAGISVRIGTRNRWWHWLTCNRLVALSRRHSLLHEAQLNLALLAPLGLPTPLPLAEAAALVRLVPAVPLPPRFQELLAARQPGRLNVVLHPRSRGSAREWGLPHFGQLARQLHAAGHRVFVSGTAAEGAELAEWLHAHAAHLAADLTGQLTLPEFIAFLAAADGIVAGSTGPLHLAAALGRHALGLYPPIRPMHPGRWGPLGPHASYLVFDRPSCQDCRLQPAACTCIKALAVAAVAAGVESWVPLLPN; from the coding sequence ATGACTTCGCCGCCCACCTTCCTCGTCTCGCGCACCGACGCCATCGGCGATGTGGTGCTGACGCTGCCCGTAGCCGGGTGGCTCCGGCAGCGCTACCCCGGTTGCCGGATGGTACTCATCGGGCGTGCCTACACGGCAGCCGTGGCCGCCGCCTGCCCGTGGGTGGATGAATTTCTGAGCCTGGATGACCTGCTGTCCCTACCCCCCCCGGCGCAGGTGAAGCGCTTGCAAGCGTATAGAGCGACTGCTATTATCCACGTTTTTCCCAATAAACAATTGGCCCGCCTGGCCCGACAAGCGGGCATTTCCGTGCGCATCGGCACCCGCAACCGCTGGTGGCACTGGCTCACCTGCAACCGGCTGGTAGCGCTCAGCCGCCGCCACTCACTTCTGCACGAGGCGCAACTGAACCTGGCCCTGCTGGCCCCGCTGGGCCTCCCTACCCCCCTCCCGCTGGCCGAAGCCGCCGCCTTGGTGCGCCTAGTGCCCGCCGTGCCGCTGCCGCCCCGGTTCCAGGAATTGCTGGCCGCCCGCCAGCCTGGTCGGCTCAACGTGGTGTTGCACCCGCGCAGCCGGGGTAGCGCCCGCGAGTGGGGCTTACCCCATTTCGGGCAACTAGCTCGGCAGCTGCACGCGGCCGGGCACCGCGTGTTCGTCAGCGGTACGGCGGCCGAAGGCGCAGAGCTGGCCGAATGGCTGCACGCGCACGCCGCCCACCTGGCCGCCGACCTCACAGGCCAGTTGACGCTACCCGAGTTCATCGCCTTTTTGGCGGCGGCCGACGGGATAGTAGCTGGTAGCACTGGGCCGCTGCACTTGGCCGCCGCGTTAGGTCGCCACGCGCTGGGGCTCTACCCGCCCATCCGGCCCATGCACCCCGGCCGCTGGGGCCCGCTGGGGCCGCATGCCAGCTACTTGGTATTTGACCGGCCTAGCTGCCAGGACTGCCGCCTGCAGCCCGCCGCCTGCACCTGCATTAAGGCGCTGGCAGTGGCCGCCGTAGCTGCCGGGGTGGAAAGCTGGGTGCCGCTGCTACCAAACTAG
- the pyrH gene encoding UMP kinase gives MAYHRILLKLSGESLMGEQQYGIDAERLMQYASEIKAVAATGVQVAVVIGGGNIYRGVEAVAFGLDRVQGDYMGMLATVINSMALQSALEKLEVSTRLLSGLTIQRVCEPYIRRRAVRHLEKGRVVIFGAGIGSPYFTTDSAASLRAIEIEADVVLKGTRVDGIYTADPEKDPTATRYSEISFEEVMEKNLNVMDMTAFTLCKENNLPIIVFDMNTPGNLERLLAGEKLGTKVTMGGAPRSTAPTPSLDAKLSGLRPTHGNPAKQA, from the coding sequence TTGGCTTATCATCGAATTCTTCTTAAGCTCAGCGGCGAGTCGTTGATGGGCGAACAGCAATACGGTATTGACGCTGAGCGTCTTATGCAGTATGCCTCCGAAATAAAGGCCGTGGCGGCTACGGGCGTGCAGGTGGCCGTCGTGATTGGCGGCGGCAACATTTACCGGGGCGTGGAAGCCGTGGCCTTCGGCCTCGACCGCGTGCAGGGCGACTACATGGGCATGCTGGCCACGGTCATCAACTCAATGGCCTTGCAGAGTGCCCTCGAAAAGCTGGAGGTAAGCACCCGGCTGCTCTCGGGCCTCACCATTCAGCGGGTGTGCGAGCCCTACATCCGTCGCCGGGCAGTGCGGCACCTGGAAAAAGGCCGGGTTGTGATTTTTGGGGCCGGCATCGGCTCGCCTTATTTCACCACCGACTCGGCCGCCTCGTTGCGGGCCATCGAGATTGAGGCCGATGTGGTGCTGAAGGGCACCCGCGTGGATGGCATCTACACCGCTGACCCCGAAAAGGACCCCACGGCGACCCGCTACTCCGAAATCTCGTTTGAGGAGGTAATGGAGAAAAACCTGAACGTGATGGACATGACTGCCTTCACGCTGTGCAAGGAAAATAACCTGCCCATTATCGTTTTCGACATGAACACGCCCGGCAACCTAGAGCGCCTGCTGGCCGGCGAAAAGCTGGGCACCAAGGTTACAATGGGCGGCGCGCCCCGGTCTACGGCCCCTACCCCCTCGCTCGATGCCAAGCTCAGCGGCTTGCGGCCCACGCATGGCAACCCGGCCAAGCAAGCGTAG
- the nadD gene encoding nicotinate (nicotinamide) nucleotide adenylyltransferase — protein sequence MTPAGPTPAWRVGLLFGSFNPVHTGHLILAEYFATRTDLDEVWLVVSPQSPFKVEAELLPETQRLALLELAVADNSRLRAEAIELSLPRPSYTITTLDALRNRHPSHEFVLLMGADNLAGLPHWWAADRLLRELDLYVYPRPGTVLPALAAYPRARMLPAPLLDISATFIRQSIRAGQSIRYLVPAAVEQEILGQGLYQI from the coding sequence ATGACGCCCGCCGGCCCCACCCCCGCCTGGCGCGTAGGCCTGCTCTTTGGGTCATTCAACCCCGTGCATACCGGCCATCTCATTCTGGCTGAATACTTTGCTACCCGTACCGACCTGGATGAAGTCTGGCTGGTCGTGTCGCCCCAAAGCCCTTTTAAGGTCGAAGCCGAGTTGCTGCCCGAAACCCAACGCTTGGCCCTACTGGAGCTAGCCGTGGCCGACAATTCCCGTCTGCGGGCCGAAGCCATCGAACTGAGTCTACCCCGGCCCAGCTACACCATCACCACCCTCGACGCGCTACGGAACCGCCATCCTAGCCACGAGTTCGTGCTGCTGATGGGGGCCGATAATCTGGCTGGCCTACCCCACTGGTGGGCCGCCGACCGCCTGCTGCGCGAGCTGGACCTCTACGTGTATCCGCGCCCCGGTACCGTGCTGCCCGCCCTGGCCGCCTACCCCCGTGCCCGCATGCTGCCTGCGCCGCTACTGGATATCTCGGCCACCTTCATTCGCCAAAGCATCCGGGCCGGGCAGAGCATCCGCTACCTCGTGCCAGCCGCTGTGGAACAGGAAATTCTGGGTCAGGGGCTTTATCAAATTTGA
- a CDS encoding SDR family NAD(P)-dependent oxidoreductase, whose protein sequence is MPDLQDQIILVTGATSGIGEVTARELARQGAQVIILARNGNKAKQVQQEMIAATDNPRIDVVLADLSVLQQVRDVAAQLHDKYPRLDVLVNNAGLMFGSQREVSVDGNEMTLATNHFGPFLLTSLLFDLLQKSPASRIVNVASMAYRFSRPTLNDIQSEHAYSGMLEYGTTKLWNIMFTQELARRMRQKNITNVTTNCLHPGGVATNYGKQSGGWLSAVLALARPFMLSPEQGAETSVFLATSPSVAHTSGGFYSKKKPVPVKSKFNTSLNNMRLWAISETLTGTKFL, encoded by the coding sequence ATGCCTGATTTACAAGACCAAATCATTCTCGTTACCGGCGCTACCTCCGGTATTGGCGAGGTCACGGCCCGCGAGTTGGCGCGGCAGGGCGCGCAGGTTATCATCTTGGCACGCAACGGCAACAAGGCCAAGCAGGTGCAGCAGGAAATGATTGCCGCCACCGATAACCCGCGCATCGACGTGGTGCTGGCCGACCTCTCGGTGTTGCAGCAGGTGCGCGACGTAGCGGCCCAGCTACACGACAAATATCCGCGCCTCGACGTGCTGGTAAACAACGCCGGCCTCATGTTCGGGAGCCAGCGCGAAGTATCGGTCGATGGCAACGAGATGACGTTGGCTACCAACCACTTCGGACCGTTTTTGCTCACTAGCTTGCTGTTTGATTTATTGCAAAAGAGCCCGGCCAGCCGCATCGTGAACGTGGCTTCAATGGCCTACCGCTTTTCGCGGCCCACGCTGAACGATATTCAGTCGGAGCACGCGTATAGCGGCATGCTGGAATACGGTACTACCAAGCTCTGGAACATCATGTTCACGCAGGAGCTGGCGCGGCGCATGCGCCAAAAGAATATTACGAACGTGACGACCAACTGCCTACATCCCGGCGGGGTAGCCACCAACTACGGCAAGCAATCGGGCGGCTGGCTATCGGCGGTGCTGGCGCTGGCCCGCCCCTTTATGCTCTCTCCCGAGCAGGGAGCCGAAACCAGCGTTTTTCTGGCTACCAGCCCCAGCGTGGCGCATACCAGCGGCGGCTTTTACAGCAAGAAAAAACCCGTGCCGGTGAAAAGCAAATTCAATACCTCTCTCAACAACATGCGCCTGTGGGCAATCAGCGAAACGCTAACGGGCACGAAGTTCTTGTAG
- the gmk gene encoding guanylate kinase, translated as MQGKIIVFSAPSGAGKTTIVHRLMALMPELSFSISACTRDRRGRAEVNGKDYHFISVVDFQDKIRHDEFVEWEEVYEGAFYGTLKSEIERIWAKGQHAILDVDVKGGLSIKEFYKDRALAVFVRPPSIEALAQRLTARATDSTSSISSRIYKATFELAFEDKFDVTVVNDDLEEAVAHAAQLVGDFIRADAAPDAV; from the coding sequence ATGCAGGGCAAAATCATTGTGTTCTCGGCTCCTTCGGGGGCGGGCAAAACGACTATCGTGCACCGGCTCATGGCGTTAATGCCTGAGCTTAGCTTTTCCATCTCGGCTTGCACCCGCGACCGCCGCGGCCGCGCCGAGGTTAATGGAAAGGACTATCACTTCATCTCGGTTGTTGATTTTCAGGATAAAATCCGTCATGACGAGTTTGTGGAGTGGGAAGAAGTGTATGAGGGCGCGTTTTACGGCACCTTGAAGTCGGAAATCGAGCGTATCTGGGCCAAAGGTCAACATGCTATTCTCGACGTGGACGTGAAGGGTGGCCTCAGTATCAAAGAGTTCTATAAAGACCGGGCGCTGGCCGTATTTGTGCGGCCGCCCTCCATCGAGGCACTGGCGCAGCGCCTCACGGCGCGGGCTACCGACTCCACATCCAGCATTTCTTCGCGGATATATAAAGCTACGTTTGAGTTAGCTTTCGAAGATAAGTTCGATGTAACCGTAGTCAACGACGACCTCGAAGAAGCCGTGGCTCACGCCGCGCAGCTGGTAGGTGACTTTATCCGTGCCGACGCTGCGCCCGACGCCGTATGA